The Dyadobacter sandarakinus DNA window TTAAATTGAACCCTGGGATCATCTGCAGAGATCAGGTATTTTTATATCTTTGCCGTCCTTTTAAGATTATGACATCAGGAATTTGGTAAGTCAATTGGAAAGAGTAGCCACACATAGAGAGGTCGACCAGGTTTGGGATGCTTGTTTGCAGTTGGTCAGGCTGCACATTCCGGAGGATAGTTATAAAACGTGGTTCGAACCTATCCGGCCATTGAAGCTCTATGGAAAAGTACTTACCATCCAGGTGCCCAGCCAGTTTTTCTACGAGTGGCTTGAAGACAATTATGTAAACCTGCTGCGCAAGGCATTGGACTACGCCATCGGACGCGACGGTTTACTGGAATATTCCATTATTGTGGACAAAGGGAATGATAAGCATCAGCCCCTGACCATGAATGTGTCCACGCCCAAGTCTACCAATTACTCCAAACCAGACAACTTTACCACTGACCCGCGCAAAGGATTTCAGCGCAACAAAGACCAGGACTCGATGACCCTGGATACGTACCTGAACTCCAATTACTCGTTTGATAACTTCATTGAAGGAGATTGCAACAGGCTGGCGCGCTCGGCAGGATTTGCGGTAGCGCAGCGTCCGGGACTTACTTCCTTTAACCCGCTGATGTTGTACGGGGGAGTAGGTTTGGGTAAAACACACCTGGTGCAGGCCATCGGAAATTACATTATCAACCATTTCGACAGCAAGCAGGTACTGTACGTTTCCTCTGAGAAGTTTACCAATCAGTTTATCAATTCGATCAAAAACAACACATTGCAGGACTTCACCGATTTTTACATGCGGGTGGAT harbors:
- the dnaA gene encoding chromosomal replication initiator protein DnaA — its product is MVSQLERVATHREVDQVWDACLQLVRLHIPEDSYKTWFEPIRPLKLYGKVLTIQVPSQFFYEWLEDNYVNLLRKALDYAIGRDGLLEYSIIVDKGNDKHQPLTMNVSTPKSTNYSKPDNFTTDPRKGFQRNKDQDSMTLDTYLNSNYSFDNFIEGDCNRLARSAGFAVAQRPGLTSFNPLMLYGGVGLGKTHLVQAIGNYIINHFDSKQVLYVSSEKFTNQFINSIKNNTLQDFTDFYMRVDVLAIDDVQFLSGKEKTQDTFFHIFNHLHQLGKQIIMTSDRPPRELEGLQDRLLSRFKWGLTADLQAPDFETRIAIIQKKIQSEGISIDYDVIEYIAHSVNSNVRELEGVIVSLMAQASLTRREIDVELAKNTLRNIVTNESKEVTIDTIQEVIADYFQITIADLKSKSRKKEVVYPRQLAMYLAKEYTDLPLKSIGYHFGGRDHSTVIHSVQSVNILIDEAPDVEETLQKLRSYFK